A portion of the Sabethes cyaneus chromosome 3, idSabCyanKW18_F2, whole genome shotgun sequence genome contains these proteins:
- the LOC128740552 gene encoding uncharacterized protein LOC128740552, which yields MEREDFAAESQKIQKAAELNGYDKSFVDKIIGKHIRKKQRQDTTTLQPEKEQIHRISLPFYPKVTNHIRKILKRHGFHVVHKSGNTLQELLNNQKDKVPPEERSGIYEIPCKDCPAVYIGQTRRKFKTRLKEHKKAVENERTNDSSVAMHSICLQHEIDWGNAKLLKNVRKSSHLNAWESMYISTADRLLMNEDEALISSPLFQLTKLNL from the coding sequence ATGGAGAGGGAGGACTTTGCAGCCGAAAGCCAAAAAATTCAGAAAGCGGCTGAATTAAATGGGTACGACAAGAGTTTTGTGGATAAGATAATCGGTAAACATATCCGTAAAAAACAGCGTCAAGACACCACCACTTTACAGCCGGAAAAAGAGCAAATCCACAGAATCAGTTTACCATTTTACCCTAAAGTGACGAACCACATTAGGAAAATTCTCAAGCGGCACGGCTTCCATGTGGTTCATAAAAGCGGTAATACATTACAGGAGCTTCTAAACAATCAAAAGGACAAAGTTCCGCCCGAAGAACGGTCGGGTATCTACGAAATCCCCTGTAAGGATTGCCCAGCGGTGTATATCGGACAAACCcgtcgaaaatttaaaactcgGCTAAAAGAACATAAAAAAGCTGTGGAAAATGAAAGGACCAATGATTCGAGTGTAGCGATGCATTCTATCTGCCTCCAACATGAAATTGATTGGGGGAACGCAAAGCTGctaaaaaatgtgagaaaatcctCTCATTTAAATGCGTGGGAATCGATGTACATCAGCACCGCCGATCGACTTTTAATGAATGAAGATGAGGCGCTCATCTCATCGCCTCTCTTCCAACTGACGAAATTGAATCTGTAG